GAACGAGCTGACGGTGCACGTCGAGGAGCTCACGTTCCTGGCCAAGGCCATGCTGCCGCTGCCGGAGAAGTGGCACGGGCTCACTGACGTCGAGACGCGCTACCGCCAGCGCTACGTGGACCTGGTGATGAACCCCGAGGTGCGGGAAACCTTCGTCAAGCGCAGCAAGGTGGTGCAGGCCATCCGGCGTTTTCTGGACGCGCGCGGCTACGTCGAGGTGGAGACGCCCATGCTGCATCCCATCGTGGGCGGCGCAGCGGCCCGGCCCTTCATCACCCACCACAACACGCTCGACATGGACCTCTACCTGCGCATCGCGCCCGAGTTGTACCTCAAGCGCCTGATCGCCGGCGGGCTCGACCGCGTGTACGAGATCAACCGCAACTTCCGCAACGAGGGCATCTCCACGCAGCACAACCCCGAATTCTCCATGCTCGAGTTCTACCAGGCCTACGCCGACTACAACGACCTGATGGACCTGACGGCGGAGATGCTGGCCTCGGTGGCGCGCGAGGTCACCGGCTCGACAAAGGTGAAGTATGGCGAGCACGAGATCGACTGGGCGAAGTGGCAGCGGCTCTCCATGCGCGAGTCCATCATCAAGTACTGGCCGGAGGCGGCGGGAGCAAAGCCCGAGATGAAGGACTTCAACGACGCGGCCTCCGTGGGCGCGCTGGTGAAGCGGTTCAACGCGGCGCACACGCCGCACATGCCTTACGACCCGAGCGCTCCGGTGGGCAGGGCTATCGCCGACATGTTCGAGGCCGTGGCCGAGGAGCACCTGATCCAGCCCACGTTCATCTACGACTTCCCTCTCGCCATCTCGCCGCTGTCGAAGAACAAGCGCGGCGAAGAGGAGCATTGGGTGGAGCGCTTCGAGGTATTTTGCGGCGGCCTGGAGATCGGCAACGCCTTCAGCGAGCTGAATGACCCCGAGGAGCAGTTGCGGCGCTTCGAGGACCAGGTGCGCCAGCGCCAGGCCGGCGACGAGGAGGCCATGGCGGAGATCGATCACGACTACGTGCGCGCGCTGTCGTACGGCATGCCGCCGACCGGCGGCGAAGGCATCGGCATCGACCGGCTGACCATGCTGCTGACCGATTCCAAATCCATCCGCGACGTGATCCTGTTCCCCCTGCTGCGCCCCGAGAAACCAACCACGGAGGACGCGGAGGGGCCGGAGGAATCTGCAAAGTAAGATTTGTGATTGGCAAAGTCAGAATGCAGCGGCGTCTTGACCTTACAAATCGTACTTTTCAAATTACAAGTTCGTTCGCGGCGTGGTCGCCCGCAGTCGCGGTGGGATAGGACACGCCTTGTGCGGTGCCGGTGGGAGAGGACACGAATTCAGCGGTGCCGGTGGGAAAGGGCACGAATTCAGCGGTGCCGGTGGAAGGTTTGCAAGGCCCTAAATGACGCGGCTTTAGCCGCTGAGGGCCCCAGGGGGCGAAAACCAATGCCGAGCATCAAACACGCGATCACGATCGACGCGCCGCTGGAGCGGATCTATCCGCTGGTGTCGTCGGGACGCGGGTTCGGACAATGGTGGGCGGCGGACATCACCGAAGTGAGCGCCGACTCCGTGGAACTCGGCTTCTTCAACCGCACGACCATCTACCGCCTGCAACGGATCCGCTCCGCCGCGCCCACGGAAGTGGAATGGCTGTGCACCTCGGGCAAGGAGTGGAAGGACACGCGCCTGGTCTTCCGCCTCAGCCCTTCCAAGACCGGCGCGCAGCTCCAGTTCTCCCACGCCGACTGGCGCTCGGAGACCGACTACTTCGTCTCCTGCAACACCACCTGGGGCGAGCTGATGTTCCGCCTGAAAGCCGCCGCCGAGGGTAAGACGCCGGGGCCGTTGTTCACCAAGGACGGACTGGGGTACTGAGCGCCTTGGGGAAAATTGGGCGCACAGGACGCGGAGGAAACTCTCGCAGCAGGCAGACGAGTTACTCGATGTTCGGGTCCGCGCGATCTTGTCCCTGCATGTTCTCACGCTTGTTCACTACCAGCTTGACGATCTCGTCCGTATAGACAACCTGACCTTCGACTACGAAGGCTACGACTTCATTCCGCTGGAAGAAGCTCAGAAACAGATGTTTCTCGGGATCAATTCTGTCTTGGTACTCTTTACATTTCGCCGACACAAATTCCGTTAGTTTGAGAAGTTCATCTTTTGTGGGTCTCGCCGATTCCGGCGAAAGATCGAATCTAATCACTAGCCGCCGTCCACGTCCGATCTGAATTAGTGGAGGAGGAACCTTCATCTCGTCAGCAATAGCATCGGCAAGCCGCTCTAGCTCCGGGCCAGAGCGGATTACGTCCCGTTGTCGTGCCAGAAATCGTGCCAGCTCGAGGACGCGATAAATTGCTGCATCGCAATCTCGGTCTGGCAAATTCTTCGGCAGGTGTCCCGTCTTGTGAACAATTTCGTTCCGCCAGCTGATTGCTTTTAGGACGCGGTCCAGCTCAAGTTTCTTAATTTCATCGGGAGTTAAAACGAGCTCTAGAATTAAGCCAACTCGTGCGGACAGATGCAGGTTGGAACTTAGAAGGTTATCGATTCTCTTACTGGAGAACCCCTTCTTCAGACCTAAATAGGCCTTCAGGTATTGAGTAAGAACTATCTCAAGACAGACTACAGACTCCAGCAGCGCGGCACGTCTATTCTGTAGCCTGAGATACTCAACTGCGTTTGCCAGGAATTCTTGTTCCGGCTTCGGCTCCAGGTTCTCCTCTATTGCCTCCTCAATTTCCTCCCAGTCTCGGACGCTGAACAAATCACGAGTTTCGTGTGGTGCCCGTCGGAGTAGCGCTTCCAGAAGAGCGTTCGGCTCGAACATCAACGCGTACTCGCCCCCATCTGCGATACTCGTTTGCCACTCGCGAAGTAAGCTATCAATTCTGGTCGCGTCGAAGGAAATTTCGTTGACTGCAGTCACAATACCAATGTTTCTAAGGGCTAAATTGATTCGGCTCGTTATCTGCACCAATGTCCTTGCAAGTTCTTCTCGGTTCTCTGGCGCCGCCAAGCGCTCTACAACACGCTCGTCGGAGGCGTTCTCGATCTCGACAACTTGGTGAGTCAAGAGCCGCAGGAACTTTTCCTCCCGGTCAGGAACCTCTATCGGATCCAGAGAGGCAAACGACAGACTTACCCGCAATCCCCCGTGAACAAATGCAGTGCTTAGGTCCATCCTGTTCTGTGCGAAGCCTGACAACCAGCATGCAAACGGAATTCGTACTCGAATCTTCATATACTGACGGAATAAGAGTGCAGTTGGGACGGTCCTTTGGCGTCACCCCGAGACGGTCGACGCCGATTCGCCGATTGCTTCGGAGAAAGAATCGAGAAAATCCGCCTTTAGAACGCTGGCAAGCCCATGCTCGTGCACGATGGCTGATTTACTCTTTAGCTGCGCGAAGCTGATGTAGCGGCAAACCTGTTTCAGCGGAGGGGACAGCATCGTAAATGTGGGCCGTAACACCTCCGATTCCACCTTTCCTCGCCTCTCTTCAGGTGCAACGAGATACAGCTTCACATTCAGATTCGGAACTAACGCCAGCAAGTCGCTCATTCGGAGCAACCCTGAATAAATCGATGTTGTGTGCTCAACCTCAAACGCGGCGACGATCGCCTTCTTGTCGAGCCACAAAACATCGATAAACTCGATGATCTTTTGGGCCGGCTCGCTAAACTGCGCCGGCAATGCCGACAGCATCCTCGGCATTGAACCGAGCGCTATTCCAGTTGCTTGTTTCTTGCGATCGTTTTTCGCTACCCAAACGTCGAAACCCATAGCCGCACCGAGACGCAGCAGCTCATATTGAATAGTCGTGTGTTCCGTTGTCTCTTCGACGGTAGTCATGCCAGGTAGCGCTGGCTGCTCCTCTTCCTCGGGGATGCTTATGACCGCAGAGACGCTCTTGTCTCCCTTCTTGAGCTTGACCTGAAAGAACGGCTTCTTCGCGAGCTTCTTCGGATCGACAGGGAGGAATACTGGGTGCAAGTTCGCCTCGTTCATGAGGCTGAGAATGAAATCACCGTCCGGAGGAGAAAATTTGTTAAGGCTCTGACGGATGAACCCCTTGAACTTTCCTTTATCCTTCGCGCCCCTGAAGAACACAACTTTGCCTTCAAGCGTCCCCATGGGAACACCGTGCTCGGGCTTTAGCTGAACCATCGGTTCAACGGCGAATCGTACAGGGTAGTTGCCCTCACCCCAGATCGGGTCCTTGTTCACGATCGGCCCGATTACGCGAAGCGCGCCCACCCATCTCATTACGCCTGTCAAGTAACAGAGCAGCACATCGTCGGGCTTAACCCGTGCTGCCAACTTTGTTGAGCGCTTGTTGAACCCCGAGACTTTCGATCCGGCTTGCTGGAATTGCTGCCAGGTTTGGCCGGTAAACAGGTCCAGCCAATAATTCATAGTGACACCATTATGATGAGTGTCCCGAAGCTATATCGATTTCCGATGGATTTCCAGCATATTCTCAATACGCCACGCTTGGAACGCCCGCCTCCGGGGGGCGGAAACAGTAGGCCCGGGCTTCAGGCCGGGGTTCGGAGGCCAGTCCGAACGAGGGGTACGCGTCCCCCTTTGCTCCCGAGTCCCGTAGGGACGACACGAACTTCGTTCATCACAGAGATTGGGGGATTTCTTTCTTACGCCCCTGAAGGGGCTGGGGCAATCTTCGCAGCTTTCCCCTCGTTCGCGACCGGCGTCGCGAAGTCAGGGCTCAAGCCCTGACCTACCGCGCCCGGGGTTCGGACGCCGGTCCGAAAAAGGGGTACGCGTCTCCCGTTACTCCCGAGTCCCGTAACGACGGCACAAACTTCGTTCGTCACAGAGATTGGGGGATTTGTTTCTTACGCCCCTGAAGGGGCTGGGGCAATCTTCGCAGGTTTCCCCTTGTTCGCGACTGAGGTCGCGAAGTCAGGGTTAAAACCCTGACCTACCTCGCCCGGGCTGGATTCTTACGCCCCTGAAGGGGCTGAGAGCGATTGTCGCCGTTTTCTACAGAGTGGCGTACTCGAGCCGGCCGATATTCAGTTTTTTCAGCTCACCGGCGAAGGTTTCCAGGGCGGAGACGGCGCGGCCGGCGTCGCTGTCGGGATTCGGCAACCTGCCGTTGCGTACTTTGAATTCCTTGACCGTCCCGTTCAGCCTCTCGAGTTCGTCAAGCGCGGCCTGGAGCTTGGAGTTTGTCATTCCACCCCTCCACTGCCATCCTACGCTCCCAACCACTCGCCCGCTATAAGCGGAAGCTCCATGCCCTGGATCGAGAGGTAGTGCCGCGGTTGTGGCGCTCCGTCGCAAGCGGCTGCGCGCCAGCCTTCGGCAGAGTGGAGGTTGGGATCTGTGTTGTCTCGTACCCCGGGCCCGCTGAAGCGGGCGTGATTGGAGTAGGGGTCCCTTCGACTTCGCTCAGGGCAGGCTCTTCGACTCGCTCAGGGTAGTGGTCCCTTCGACACGCTCAGGGCAAGCTCTTCGGCTCGGCATCGGCAACCGCGGCCGATGCTTCGCTCAGGATGACACCACCTTTTATAGCGCGGGCTGCCCGGACGAGGGCCTCCGCGCTTCATAAGCCTCAGCGGCTAAAGCCGCCCTCCATCCGAGACTGTTTCCCCGGCCTGAAGGCCGGGCCTACCTCGGCACGTCCGAGGAATCCGTTCTAAGCCACCCTAGCCCGACTTTAATCAAGGTGGGTGTAGAATGCGTCCCCAACGAGGGGGTGGGCTGGTGAGTTCTCAAGGCGTGCGCGCGTCCGAGGTGTTCTCAGAAAGAATCACAGCATTGGCGCCCGAGGCGGGAGAAGCAAGATGGTGGCTGGGCGGTCTGGCGGTGATCAAGCTGACGGGCAAGGAGACGGAAGGCCGATTCTCACTCATCGAGCTCCTGTACCCGCCCAAGCTCGAAGTGCCGCTCCATGTTCACACCCGCGAGGATGAGCTGTTCCATCTGCTGGAGGGGACGATCTCCTACCGCATCGGAGCGTCGAGGCTCGACGCTGCTCCCGGCCACACCGTGTTCGCCCCGAGGAACATCCCGCACAACTTCACCGTGACCTCTCCCGGGCCAGCGCGCTATCTGATCGTGTACTCGCCCGCCGGGTTCGAGGACTGTATTCGCGAGACCAGCGAACCGGCCCAAGCCCTGACCTTGCCGCCCAACCCCTACGCGCCTATCCCACCGGCGGAAATACAGAGAATCGCCACCTTGATGGCTACCAAGTACGGCTGCCAGTTCGTCGGGTAGGACGGGCACCCGGCGGCAGGGGTCCATTCGCTCCGCTCAGGGTAGGGGGGCCCTTCGACTTCGCTCAGGGTAGGAGTCCTTCGACTCGGCGCCAAGGGCGCCTCGCTCAGGATGACACCATCTTTTGTGGCGCGGGCTGCTGCGGTGTATTTCTGTGGTGCACAATGGTGCATTGTGGTGTAGAATGCATCCATGCCCACCGCAAAGAAGCCGAAGATCGTGCGCCGCAGCGTTTCCCTGCCCTCCGAGACCGACAGCAAGGTGCAAAAGCTGGCGCGCCGCCAGAACCGCAGCGCCAACCAGGTGATCGAGAACCTGATCGAGACCGGCCTGGCCGCCAAGGAAGCCGAGAAACGCCGCTTCTTCGAGCTGACTGATCGCTTGCAATCGGCCTCCGACCCCGCCGAAGTCCAGCGACTCAAGGATGAGCTCGCGCGCATGACCTTCGGGGCCTGATGCGACACAATCAGCCCGCCGCGGCGGGCGTAAGATTTTAGCCCCGGGCGTAAGCCCGGGGTACGCGGGCATAACCTCCCTTAGCCCCTTCAGGGGCGTAAGAAATCAATCCCACAGATGCTCGGGATCGAAGGCAATCCCGTTCTTGCGTAGAAACGCAATGAACTCATCCTGGAACGACACCTTTTCGTGGTGCTCCTGCTGACGCTCGATGTAACGCGTCACCACCGGAACGTTCGACGTGCTCACCGAAGACGCGCCGTATCCCGTCTGCCAGGCGAATTTCTTCCGGTCGGGCCAGGTTTCGTGTACCCAGCGCGAGGAGTTCGTCTTCACCACGCGCAAACACTCGGCCAATGCGACCTCCGCCGGCAATTGCACCAGCATGTGCACGTGGTCCGAGACGCCGTTCACGATAGCCGCCGTTCCACGCATCTCGCGCACCATCCCGCCCATGTAGGCGAAATCGCGGGAGCGGATCTTTGCATCGAGGAATGGAGCTCTGTCTTTGGTAGAGAAGATGACGTGGGTGTGCAGGGTGGTGAAGGTGTGCGCCATTCCGCCTCCCCCTCACCCCGTCCCGGATTCTTACGCCCCTGAAGGGGCTAGGGTCAACCTTCGCAGCTTTCCCCTTGTTCGCGACGGAGGTCGCGAAGTCAGGGTTATAACCCTGACCTACCGCGCCCGGGGCTAAGTTCTTTCGCCCCTGAAGGGGCTCTGGTCTATTTTCCCGGCTTTCCCCTTGTTCGCGCGACTGAAGTCGCGAAGTCAGGGTTCCCTCGGCTCCGCTCGGGACAGGTTTCGCCCTGACCTACCGCGCCCGAGGTTCGGACTCCGGCCTACCTCCGCGCCCGGGGAACATTCTGGCAGGCGGCTGCCCTATGGCTTGTAACCGGTGAGAAGGGCTGTTCCCAACAGTAACCCGCGAGCGCTAGTTTCCGAGAAGGCCGTCGTCCCGAGGTAGACCAACGGGGCCTCAGTCTCTAATGCCCAGACGCCTTTTCATAACATGTAGTGGAACACTAAACCGTCCAGCCAGCTGCTTGGGGTCATTCATTCCAGTAGAACGAAGATCGCGGATCAACGCCCGCGGCATCAGTGGTTTTCGTAAGACTTTCGCAGATACTGTATGGCTCGATCCTTTTCACCCAAACGCATCCGGTGGACTGAACTCCCGGGCCCCGGCAGAAACGATGTTCGTTTTCACTGCTGAGCGGCGGTCACGTCCCTACGTGAGTCCCGTCACCGACCCGCAGGCACCGTTGGGCTTCTCATATAGGTCTGGCGCGAAGGCGGCGTCCCGACAGGAAGATTGTTGCTATGACTGACACTGTTCCGCGTCTCAGTGAAGAGCGCATTTCCTACCTGGAATCATTGGTCAGTCAGGCCAGAAGCGCCGCTGCCGTGTTCACCCAATACACGCAAGCGGACGTGGACCGAATCGTCAAACCCATGGTCCTGGCTGGATTAGAGAAAGCCGAATACCTGGCCCGCCTGGCGATCGAGGAAACCAAGATCGGCGTCCTCGAAGACAAGGTCATGAAGAACATGGTGGCCACGGAGTTTGTCTACAACTACGTCAAGGACAAACGCACCGTTGGCGTGATCCACGAATATCCGGAACGCGGCCTGGTGGAGTTGGCGGAACCCATCGGTGTCATCCTGTCGCTCACGCCAATCACGAACCCGACTTCCACGGTCCTGTTCAAGTGCATCATGGCGATCAAGACCCGGAACGCCGTGATCTTCAGCCCCCACCCGAGCGCATGGCGCTGTTCCTACGAGGCGGTGCGCGTGATGTGTGAAGCTGCCGTGAAGCACGGAGCGCCTGAAGGTGTCTTCACATGCCTGGAGTCCCACACCCTCAAAGACAACTGCTATCTCATGCGGCACAAGGATGTCTGCCTGATCGACGCCACCGGCGGACCAGGCGCGGTGCGGGCCGCCTACAGTTCCGGTAAACCGGCCTTGGGAGTGGGAGCGGGCAATACGCCCGTGTACGTGGAAAAAACCGCGGACCTGGGCATGGCCGTGGTGGACATCCTTACCTCGAAGACCTTCGACAACGGGACGATCTGCGCCTCAGAGCAGACCTTGGTGATCGATGACGAGATCTATGACGTCGTACTGAAGAAGTTCGCCGACCTGGGAGCGCACCTCTGCAACGAGGAGGAGTCGGAACTGCTGGCGCGCGCGGTGATCGATCCCCAGACCGGATGCATGCAGCCCGCTGCCATCGGCCAGAGAGCCACCGACATCGCCCGCGTAGCGGGTTTTGCGGTCATGCCGAACACCAAGGTCTTGATCGCTCCGATCCAGGGTGTCGGCCGCGATCATCCTCTCTCGGTCGAGAAACTGTTCCCTGTGCTCTCGGTGTATCGCGCGAAGTCCCTGGATGAGGCGCTCAAGGTGTGCGTCGACGTCAATCATTGCGGCGGGCTTGGCCACACGGCAGTCGTTTTCTCGCGCAACGAAGAGATCATCCGCAGATTCGGCGAGGTGCTCAACGCCGGGCGGATCATCGTGAATTCACCCGGGGCCATCGGAGCTCTCGGCGGCGTTTACAACGACATGGTGCCCAGCTTCTCCTTCGGATGCGGGACCGGCGGCGGCAACAGCACCACTGACAACGTCAACCTCTCTCACTACCTGAATATCAAACGCCTGGCGCGAAGGACGCAAGCGCATATGTGGTTCCGCGTTCCGAATCAGATTTATTTCAACTTCAACGCCGTGGAAGAGCTGCGCCATCTTCCCTCGCACTCCACCGTCATCATCACCAATCCGGCTTTGGAGCAGATCGGCCACGCGGACATCGTCCGGCGCTACATCCCCAAGCAAACACTTGTGCATGTCTCCGTCATTCCTGACGCGGAGCCCGAGGTCGCGGTCATCCTGCAGGGCGTGGAGACGCTGAATTCCTACAAGGCGGACCAGATCATCGCGCTGGGCGGCGGCTCCGTCATCGACGCGGCGAAGATCATGAAGCTCATGTACGAATCGCCGCAGGCCGACTTGCAGGAACTGGCCGCGCCGTTTCTGGATTTCCGCAAGCGCGTGGCGCGGTTCCCGACCGAAAAGATCCACCACGCGCGGCTGGTCGCCATCTCCACCACCAGCGGAACGGGCAGCGAGGTCACTCCGTTCGCCGTTCTTTGCGACAAAGAGCGCGGGCGCAAGGTGACCCTTGCCGACTACTCGCTGACTCCGGATGTGGCGATCGTGGACCCGCAGTTCGTCATGTCCATGCCAAAAGGCCTCACCGCCGATACCGGCATCGATTGCTTGACCCACGCGCTGGAGGCCGCGGTTTCCATTTACGCCTCGCCATACACTGATTCCCACGCCATGCAGGCGATCCAACTGGTGTTCAAGTACTTGCCCATCGCCTATGAGAACCCGCGCGACGAAGAGGCGCGCACCATGATGCACAATGCCGCCTGCATCGCAGCGATGGCGTTTGCCAATGCGTCGGTGGGCGTGAACCACGCGCTGGCCCATGCCTTCGGCGCACGGTTTGGGGTCGCGCACGGGAGAGCCAATGCGCTCATGTTGCCCCATGTCATCCCGTACAACGCGTCGGTGCCCACGAAATTCATGCCCTCACCGAACCAGCGGGCGTATGTCGCACACAAGAAATATGCCTTGGCCGCGGATTCGCTGGGGCTGGGCGGCCGTACGACCGAGGAGAAAGTGAAGAACCTTGTGGCAGCCACCGAACAGTTGCTTGACCGGGTGGGCATGCCCCGTTCCATCGCCGAGCTGGGGATCTCGGACCAGGCGTTCGAGGCGGCGCTCCCTGAACTGGTCAAGCTCGCCTATGAAGATCCTTCCTGGCGCTCGAACCCGCGCATGCCGCTGCTGAGCGAATTGGCCGAGCTGTTTTGGAGCGCGTATTACGGACGAGGCCTGGCGAAGTCGGCTGCCGCATGTCAGCAACAAACTGCGTGATGGACGGTGATGCCATGGCGACGATCGCGGTGTGGCTCAAGGTGGATGGAGAACGCGTAGCCGACGACTTGCAAGACACATGCGAAAAACTGCACAGCGCTGACGGCGAAGTGGTTCTGGATCTCTCGTCGGTGCGACGCATCGACTCCAATGCGCTCTCCGCGATAGACAGGTTGGCCACCGAAGCGGATGAGCAAGCGATCAAGGTCGTGCTGCGGGGTGTAAACGTCGAGGTTTACAAAGTCCTGAAGCTGGTGAAGCTGGCGCGGCGCTTCTCGATTGTGACCTGAAATCTTGAGGCGGGGATTCGAGCCCCCGGTACCCGTCAGGGTTACGGCAGTTTTGAAGTTCCCTCTGAGGCACGCCGTGCTTACCACCTTCCGCCCTTCGGAAACAGCGCAATTCTCCTCCTCGACCGAATCGGTGGCAACCAGGAACTCGCGTTTGTTCTGGATTTGGAACACCAATGGAAGCCGCTCAGTGCCCCGAAGACTACGGTCGTCGGGCTAAATTTTGTTAGCCGTGACAAGGCGAATGTCGAACTAGCGGGGTGCCGGGCGGACCCCCAGACAATCAACGTCGGGATTACTGTGTTGGCCGTATGGGGCGGCCATAAATCCGCCCGGCCCTGATAGCGGTCGCTGATCTCACGACCACAATATGTGGGGGAGCAATTTGTAACCGGTGAGAAGGGCTGTTATCAACAGTTATCGCCCTTTCGGACGCTGCTCCAAAGGCCCTCGCTAGGGTGGTGGATTGGCCCTCAGCGGGCTAAGGCGCAGCTGCCTTGGTGGCTGGAAGGATGGTGAATCCTTTGCGCGAGCGGACGCGTGCCTTCCTTGCGGGTCTAAGGAGGACGAAGTGCCGTCAAGTATCTTGTCTCCCTGCGTCGCTCAGGGCATGGTCAGTGTTGCCGCCGCTTTCTCCAGTTCCTCAAGCTCTTTGGCTTCTTGCGCCCTGATGAACACATGCGCGTATTCACGTAAATGGAAATTCCCTTGGACGGTGTCTGACAGCACTACCAAGGCATCTGCATTCATCGCACCCGGAGTTCGCGACTCGTGCCACTGAGAAGACTTCCCGAACAGAGTCACAGGAATCACCTTGCCCGACGTCCCTTGGTATGAGGGGAAGTTGCCCACGTAGAGCCCCAGGCTGGCCGGCTTCGTTCCAAGAGCCGCAATCTTCTTGACCTTGTAGACAATGAAATCCGGACCACGTTGTTCCGAGGTCACATAACCAGGCGGTAATTGGAGCCCGAAGCGGTTTCCGAACTTGGCCCGCCCACCGGTAAGAGACAAGCGGCGGCTGCCCGGCCGCAGCGTCGCTGCCATGCGTCTCGCCTGCGACGGGCACTCTTCCGGTAGTTGCGCCTGCGGACGGTCCCCATAGAATGCGATGCGCTGCACCGTCCCGTCAGGATGGGCAATGTAGGCGCCCCAGAGAAGGTTGGCCTGTGCTTGGGGAGCGGCTGGAAAGAACGCGAACCCCTTCAGCGGCTGCTGCAATTCCGCGCGTTGGACCTTCACCGGGTCATTTCCAAGGTCCTTGCGGACCGCGCCTTCGAAGTCGCCAGGAGGCGTGGCGAAGAGCTCCTGGACAACGAAAATCATTTCGGATCCCGACGACCCGATCACCGCTCGCGTTTCCTCCTGCTGCGATTCTGGAGCTGCCATGATGCTTCGTTGCCGCTGCTCAATTCGCACTTGGCTAGGCACGCGCATGGTCAAATGAGCGCCTAGTAGATCCATGTCCTTGGTGAGAGGCGCTCGGCAGACATCTTCAGACGCGGCCGAGCATGCTGCGACGGCCAGGAGTACGAGAACTCTCTTCATCGGCCGCCTCCTTGGCTTTTGATCTGTTCCAGGATGGGGTACTGGGAAAGCGTGGCTTGCACGGGGCCTCCGACGGGGCCCGGGATCCGTGTAGAGATAGCAGCCTTAATCACAAGGATGCAGTGACCGAGGTCACCAGCAGCGGTGAGGAGATCCAGTCGTCGCTGCTGGACTCTCGTGGCTGGCGATAACTGGCGACAAATCCTCTTCTCACCAATTGCGCGGCGGAAGAGTCGCGATGTCTTAAGGCAATTCTCTTGTGGCGCTCCGCCGCAAGCGGCTGCGCGCCAGCCTTCGGCAGAGTGGAGGTTGGGATCTGTGTTGTCTCGTGCCCCGGGCTTACGCCCGGGGCTAGAGTCTTACGCCCGCTGAAGCGGGCTGGGATCACCAGCGCTAAAGCGTGGGTGACCTCGTACGGGTAGGGGCCCTTCGACTCGCTCAGGGCAGGCTCCTTCGACTCGGCATCGGCATCCGCGGCCGATGCCTCGCTCAGGATGACACCATCATTGATGGCGCGGACGAGGGCATCCTCACCCCATCGCGCGAAAGAACGCGCGCTGGGGGCCCCGATGTCCGCGCCAGAAGCGCCACCGCGGCTAAAGCCGCTCCATTGTGCAGTCCTCTTTCCCACGCCTAAAGGCGTGGGCTTCCACCCCGCCCGTGCGCGTTCTCCGATAGGTTACCGGATGCCGTTCAGGAAGGGCTCTGCGGTCTCAAGACCCAGATCACCCAGGGTGCAACGGTAGTCTCGCTGAGCCAGCGGTACGGCTCTTTGCCGGTAGCCATGGGGCGGCGGGTTTCGAGTACCTGCAGTCTGGAGTGCGCGTACAGGTCCAGGTAGGCGTGATCCGTACACAGCACGTCGGCACAGGGGCGGCGGTCCTCGATATCCGTGGTGACGATCAGTACCGTGTCCCCGTCCTTCGCCTTGCGGTTCTGCGCTGCGTAGTCGCGGGTGGAGAACGATGCCCACTCGTGCCAGTAGATCTCCGGCGAGGAAACCAGGTTCACCAGCACGCCAGAGGGTTTCAGCGAAGTCGCGAGCTGGGTGAAGAGCGGCAGCTTGTTTTCGGCGGGGATGTTGTCGAACGTGAATGCCGACAGAGCCAAATCGTAGCCAGGAGCGAGCGGCCCCAGGTCGCCGCCGGCCACGCGCCGGTAATCCCCGTTGGGGTCCGCCTGCCGTGCCTTGCGCAGCATGTCCTCGGAAATGTCGACGCCCGTGACCTCGAAGCCCAGGCCTTTCAGGAATCGTGACGACCGCCCCGTGCCGCA
The window above is part of the Terriglobia bacterium genome. Proteins encoded here:
- a CDS encoding class I SAM-dependent methyltransferase, producing the protein MAFVNVYEDAARAEAYSRLEFANTYYLAFRDLPEIAAKYAKGRKALDFGCGTGRSSRFLKGLGFEVTGVDISEDMLRKARQADPNGDYRRVAGGDLGPLAPGYDLALSAFTFDNIPAENKLPLFTQLATSLKPSGVLVNLVSSPEIYWHEWASFSTRDYAAQNRKAKDGDTVLIVTTDIEDRRPCADVLCTDHAYLDLYAHSRLQVLETRRPMATGKEPYRWLSETTVAPWVIWVLRPQSPS